One region of Chlamydia psittaci 6BC genomic DNA includes:
- a CDS encoding aminotransferase class I/II-fold pyridoxal phosphate-dependent enzyme, with protein MSECPIDFVTNDFLGFSRSTVLVNEVERRYRLYCEQFPQAQLGASGSRAIAGPSQTLQKLEAKIAKFHQAEAAFVVHSGYMANLGFCYHISKDTDMVFWDASVHVSVVQSLKMISGKHQSFPHNDLNALESLLMSHRAVSSGRIFIFVCSVYSFLGTLAPLEELLALSRKYHAHLIVDEAHAMGIFGEEGRGLCHKWGYENFYAVLVTYSKAMGAMGAAILSSSEVKTELMLNSPPLRYTTALAPHALITISAAYDHLFVAGELARKQVFALQEYFQQYFGLSSQGCGQPIFLQDFNFDLLVSLLNEANLRVGLMTFADKPFIRVNFHAFNHQDEVNLLIAVLHSYLEKCSCRIDVNHEFYFGRQFCS; from the coding sequence ATGAGTGAATGCCCAATAGATTTTGTAACTAACGATTTCCTAGGTTTCTCTCGCTCTACAGTATTAGTAAATGAAGTTGAGAGACGCTATCGTTTATATTGTGAACAATTTCCTCAAGCCCAACTTGGAGCAAGTGGTTCTCGTGCTATTGCAGGCCCTTCCCAAACTTTACAAAAATTAGAAGCAAAGATAGCGAAATTCCATCAAGCTGAGGCGGCTTTTGTCGTACACAGCGGCTATATGGCGAATTTAGGTTTCTGCTATCACATTTCTAAAGATACCGATATGGTCTTTTGGGATGCGTCTGTACACGTATCCGTTGTACAAAGTTTAAAAATGATATCCGGAAAACATCAATCGTTTCCTCATAATGATTTAAACGCTCTAGAATCTTTATTAATGTCTCATAGAGCAGTCTCATCAGGAAGAATTTTCATTTTTGTTTGTTCGGTATACTCTTTCTTAGGAACTTTAGCTCCTCTTGAAGAACTTTTAGCTCTTTCAAGAAAATATCATGCTCACCTTATTGTAGACGAAGCTCATGCTATGGGAATTTTTGGCGAGGAGGGCCGTGGATTGTGTCACAAATGGGGGTATGAGAATTTTTATGCTGTTCTTGTTACCTATAGTAAAGCTATGGGAGCCATGGGAGCTGCTATTCTTTCTTCCTCAGAAGTGAAAACAGAGTTGATGTTAAACTCCCCACCATTACGCTATACTACAGCACTCGCTCCCCACGCCTTGATTACCATAAGTGCTGCATATGATCATTTGTTTGTAGCAGGGGAGCTCGCTCGCAAACAAGTTTTTGCCCTTCAAGAGTATTTTCAGCAGTATTTTGGTTTGAGTTCCCAAGGTTGTGGACAACCTATTTTCTTACAGGATTTTAATTTTGATCTTTTAGTTTCACTTCTCAATGAGGCGAACTTACGCGTAGGCTTGATGACTTTTGCCGATAAGCCTTTTATACGAGTAAATTTCCACGCTTTTAATCACCAAGATGAAGTAAATCTCTTAATTGCCGTTTTGCATAGCTATCTAGAAAAATGTAGTTGTAGGATCGACGTCAATCATGAATTTTACTTTGGGAGACAGTTTTGCAGTTAG